From the Plectropomus leopardus isolate mb chromosome 18, YSFRI_Pleo_2.0, whole genome shotgun sequence genome, one window contains:
- the tekt2 gene encoding tektin-2: MSALPAKPGLRHSVSEWNSNNHQLSATAQHERYVSNVIRQDGRSLRNETTCKTTWDEIDTSRRLSERLWDVSRWKEALETCAQKVDEEMEALTLSKEKTEQALAATAVPLEVGSECVTLRDGRRGYELATDPVDEQLKKEVELIERVQQVLQQHIDKAFEQLCVLQEARHQLTADIQNKMDALDIDMSCLSLTIKSPQISLKTNPTRIPSGSCTPQEWVQFSQYNVARAQEAMQVSQQMREDMSLTVAQLQNELDTQRRATEFALRKRNHHEEQARDELEWQIRTTEDEMAEMESDIYGLDADLQAKTASLKLAHTRLENRTSRPGMDLCRDEVQHGLIDEVHQLEATITALKQKLSEAQHSLQKMKLHHSRMLQDLSRKHEALSLEQRSMNTRTRLTTPSCTEKAPVLLVPLANSSGRSNLQLLAQ, translated from the exons ATGTCTGCACTGCCTGCAAAGCCCGGCCTGCGTCACAGTGTGTCAGAGTGGAACAGCAACAACCACCAACTGTCTGCCACAGCACAGCATGAGCGATATGTTTCGAATGTGATCCGGCAGGACGGGAGGTCACTACGCAACGAGACCACCTGCAAA ACAACCTGGGATGAAATCGACACCTCTCGCAGGTTGAGTGAGCGGCTGTGGGATGTTTCCCGGTGGAAAGAGGCGTTAGAAACCTGCGCACAGAAAGTGGATGAAGAGATGGAGGCTCTGACGCTG TCCAAAGAGAAAACCGAACAGGCCCTGGCTGCAACCGCAGTTCCCCTGGAGGTCGGCAGCGAATGCGTGACGCTGAGGGATGGACGGCGAGGGTACGAGCTCGCCACTGACCCCGTTGACGAGCAGCTGAAAAAAGAAGTGGAGCTGATTGAAAGAGTGCAACAAGTTCTGCAGCAGCACATAGACAAGGCCTTTGAGCAACTGTG TGTTTTGCAGGAGGCTCGGCACCAGCTGACCGCTGATATCCAGAACAAGATGGACGCCCTGGACATTGATATGTCCTGCCTGTCACTTACAATAAAGTCACCTCAGATCTCCCTGAAGACCAACCCAACTCGCATACCATCAGG TTCCTGCACCCCCCAGGAGTGGGTCCAGTTCAGCCAGTATAATGTGGCTCGTGCCCAGGAGGCCATGCAGGTGTCCCAGCAAATGAGGGAGGACATGAGTCTCACCGTAGCCCAG CTCCAGAATGAGTTAGACACTCAGCGCAGGGCCACCGAGTTTGCTCTCCGTAAGCGCAATCACCATGAAGAGCAGGCCCGCGATGAGCTGGAGTGGCAAATAAGAACT ACTGAAGATGAAATGGCAGAAATGGAGAGCGATATTTACGGACTGGACGCAGACCTTCAGGCAAAGACGGCCTCACTGAAACTGGCTCACACCAGACTGGAGAACAGGACCAGCAGACCTGGCATGGACCTGTGCAGAGATGAG gtgcaGCACGGCCTCATTGATGAAGTCCATCAGCTGGAGGCCACAATCACAGCTCTGAAACAGAAGCTTTCTGAGGCTCA ACACTCTCTGCAGAAGATGAAGCTCCATCACAGCCGTATGCTGCAGGATCTTTCCAGAAAACATGAAGCCCTGTCTCTGGAACAACGAAGCATGAACACCCGTACTCGCCTCACGACACCCTCCTGCACTGAGAAAGCCCCGGTGCTGCTGGTCCCGCTCGCAAACTCCAGCGGCAGGagcaacctgcagctgctcGCTCAGTAA
- the LOC121958316 gene encoding free fatty acid receptor 3-like gives MLNSHLLLSVYIVTFLMGVPANILAFCTFCRKVRRKATPIDILLLNLTISDLIFLAFLPFKMKEASDDMAWLLPYALCPFSGFMFYVTIYNSTLLLTAVSVERYLGVAYPLRYSLCRRPRYAVLASIMFWVVTSLNLSIVYIMPYSQWSKGADADDKNGSTTSDSAPPPPTCYLNFTEDELEILLPVRLELFFVLFCVPFIICCFCYVNFILILSRLPNIGRRRRLRAIGLALGTLIVFAVCFGPYNASHVVGFVRKESEDWRNVALLSSTFNACLDPIIFYFSSAAVRSMLSHCRRNITAKLHILRCGGEPHCPQQRPSKTDKYREEPRP, from the coding sequence ATGCTCAACTCTCACCTGTTGCTCTCCGTGTACATCGTCACCTTTCTGATGGGAGTTCCTGCCAACATCCTGGCATTCTGCACCTTCTGCCGCAAGGTGCGCCGCAAGGCAACCCCAATAGacatcctcctcctcaaccTCACCATCTCCGACCTCATCTTCCTCGCCTTCCTGCCCTTTAAAATGAAGGAGGCCTCGGACGACATGGCCTGGCTGCTGCCCTACGCCCTGTGTCCCTTTTCTGGCTTTATGTTCTACGTCACCATCTACAACAGCACCCTGCTCCTCACTGCTGTGAGCGTGGAGCGCTACCTTGGAGTTGCCTACCCCCTCAGGTATTCCCTGTGTCGTAGGCCGCGCTACGCCGTGTTGGCCAGCATTATGTTCTGGGTGGTGACCTCTCTGAACCTTAGCATCGTCTACATCATGCCCTACTCCCAGTGGAGCAAAGGGGCAGACGCTGACGACAAGAATGGCAGCACCACCAGCGACTCTGCCCCACCTCCACCCACATGCTACCTAAACTTCACGGAGGACGAGCTCGAGATCCTGCTGCCAGTCCGCCTGGAGCTCTTCTTCGTTCTCTTCTGTGTCCCCTTCATCATCTGCTGCTTCTGCTACGTCAACTTCATCCTCATCCTGTCCCGTCTCCCGAACATCGGCAGGCGCCGGAGGCTGCGTGCCATCGGTCTGGCACTCGGCACACTGATAGTATTTGCCGTCTGTTTTGGGCCTTACAACGCTTCCCATGTGGTAGGATTTGTTCGTAAGGAGAGTGAAGACTGGAGGAACGTGGCATTGCTCTCCAGCACCTTCAACGCCTGCCTGGATCCAATTATCTTCTACTTCTCCTCGGCGGCTGTCAGAAGCATGTTAAGTCACTGCCGCAGGAACATCACCGCAAAGCTGCACATCCTGAGGTGTGGAGGCGAGCCCCACTGTCCGCAACAGAGACCCTCCAAGACAGACAAATATAGGGAAGAACCGCGTCCTTga
- the LOC121958142 gene encoding LOW QUALITY PROTEIN: free fatty acid receptor 3 (The sequence of the model RefSeq protein was modified relative to this genomic sequence to represent the inferred CDS: substituted 1 base at 1 genomic stop codon), whose product MPPYFCMSGCVSLSAPLSRCRVHLVPFLPTSTSTFVATASFFSLYVTLFSEMLATFQSSTFSASMSXTEDMQVASKDCVALSIYIFTFLLGLPANLLVLFVYVRKARKRGATPNVVYALNLCLANLVLVAWLPVKTLETLLQDWRLPAPVCPIYSLFLFSSLYGSCLFITAVTVGRYLSIAFPIVYKRYRRARISCFISAALWALVFFHLSFALVAEGGANFVSVKDDTSACYDHFNASQLAVLLPLRLEMAIVLFLLPLIVTSFCTLRCVTLVWRSNLRPMGKRRVLTVALSTLAVFVVCYAPYNASHIVGFVLRVNVDWRTYAMLTSSCNVFLEPIVMLMLSPAVSKGVMGRICGRQSQFSRIEGRRHRCNSTAVNVKQTHTLSERSQAGAEVTKVSQE is encoded by the exons ATGCCCCCCTACTTCTGCATGAGTGGATGCGTCTCCTTATCTGCACCTCTGTCACGATGTCGTGTGCACCTCGTCCCCTTCCTGCCTACATCCACCAGCACCTTTGTGGCCACcgcctcctttttttccctctatgTCACCCTTTTCTCAGAGATGTTGGCTACGTTTCAGA GCAGCACTTTCTCTGCCTCCATGTCCTAAACTGAAGACATGCAGGTGGCCTCCAAGGACTGTGTCGCCCTATCCATCTACATCTTCACCTTCCTGCTTGGCCTCCCTGCCAACCTCCTGGTCCTCTTCGTGTACGTGCGCAAGGCCCGCAAGCGTGGCGCAACACCCAATGTAGTCTACGCTCTCAATTTATGCCTGGCCAACCTGGTGCTTGTCGCCTGGCTGCCCGTCAAAACTCTGGAGACTTTGCTTCAGGACTGGAGGCTGCCGGCGCCCGTCTGCCCCATCTAcagcctcttcctcttctcctcactCTACGGTAGCTGCCTGTTCATCACCGCCGTGACAGTAGGGCGCTACCTCAGCATCGCGTTCCCCATCGTGTACAAGAGATACCGCCGTGCTCGGATCTCTTGCTTCATCAGCGCTGCCTTGTGGGCTTTGGTGTTCTTTCACCTCAGTTTCGCCCTGGTGGCTGAAGGCGGCGCGAACTTCGTCTCCGTTAAGGACGACACCTCAGCGTGCTACGACCACTTCAACGCGTCCCAGCTGGCTGTTCTGCTACCTCTACGCCTTGAGATGGCCATTGTCTTGTTTCTTTTGCCCCTCATTGTGACGTCTTTTTGCACGCTGCGCTGTGTCACCCTTGTGTGGCGCTCAAACTTGCGCCCCATGGGGAAGAGAAGAGTCTTGACTGTCGCTCTCTCCACACTGGCTGTGTTTGTGGTATGCTACGCGCCCTACAACGCCTCGCACATTGTGGGGTTCGTGTTGAGGGTAAATGTGGACTGGAGGACGTACGCCATGCTGACAAGCTCCTGTAATGTTTTCCTGGAGCCCATCGTCATGCTAATGCTGTCGCCAGCAGTGTCGAAGGGAGTCATGGGAAGAATCTGCGGGCGGCAAAGCCAATTCAGCCGGATTGAGGGGCGTCGGCATCGATGTAATAGCACTGCTGTAAATGtcaagcaaacacacacgctgtctGAGAGGAGCCAGGCGGGGGCCGAGGTGACGAAAGTCAGTCAGGAGTGA